In Populus alba chromosome 1, ASM523922v2, whole genome shotgun sequence, a single window of DNA contains:
- the LOC118063019 gene encoding homeobox-leucine zipper protein MERISTEM L1, with amino-acid sequence MNIFQMDMSESEETSQVQEISSDEEMMRPDITDESSVNGDGYSTDSDYSEIDDTENTESSVEGLEEMKRTTDEELGFDHEINPQDDNMIQNNGYVPFNSDNCQSPQISPRSEVESVSFTNMPLEINDRASDLLMAVSVGSDANKKKINEMAVSAMDELVRKSLAGEPLWQHRQDCDLETLNEGEYIREFRPFDASLGELMRIIEMEDPQNLANLYESNANTNGTQHKPMFQQDAEKNFLQTEASRHIGFVRMDATSLVECLMDVKQWSSVFSNIVSRTTVLGVLSRGVAGNYNETLQVMKAEFHMPTPLVNIRESQFARYCKQIGPGTWGVVDVSLDSLFPYPLVIFRRRPSGCLIVEMPDGYSKVIWVEHVEVDNKFVHRMFWPIVLPGFAFSAMRWVASIVRHCEPVGNIISNSFDSATIPRNGKTSVLRLARRMMRSFYHDNSASTDNLWVRIYLCDGGDFRLMIKTIYALNGSPSSTLVFTTSLWVPAPPKRVFDFLRHGDSRNKWDLLARGYAVQEIMHIIKGESPENRVSIVQVNSAPNQIEILYLQESYSHPTGSYVVYAPIDILTMGMMLGGGNSDLVNILPSGFVIHPDGPLRNGEETRGSLLTLAFHIMDGSSTEDYLPAADSVNTIQKILTETATLIKTALLSDNL; translated from the exons atgaatatattcCAGATGGACATGTCCGAGTCGGAGGAGACCAGTCAAGTTCAGGAGATAAGCAGTGATGAAGAAATGATGCGTCCTGATATCACCGATGAGAGCTCAGTCAATGGTGATGGTTATAGTACTGATAGTGATTATAGTGAAATTGATGATACTGAAAATACGGAGAG TTCGGTTGAAGGGTTAGAGGAGATGAAGAGAACTACAGACGAGGAATTAGGGTttgatcatgaaataaatccaCAG GATGATAACATGATCCAAAATAATGGATATGTTCCATTCAATTCAGATAATTGTCAGTCCCCTCAGATTTCTCCTCGAAGTGAGGTTGAGTCCGTGTCATTCACAAACATGCCTTTGGAAATAAATGATCGAGCTAGTGACCTTTTAATGGCAGTCTCAGTTGGTTCTGatgcaaacaagaaaaaaatcaatgagatGGCTGTTTCAGCCATGGACGAGCTAGTAAGAAAGTCCCTTGCAGGAGAACCTCTATGGCAGCACCGACAAGATTGTGACCTTGAGACTCTAAATGAAGGAGAATATATAAGAGAATTCCGTCCATTTGATGCAAGTCTAGGAGAGCTAATGAGAATAATTGAGATGGAAGATCCTCAAAATCTTGCAAACTTATATGAGAGCAATGCAAACACTAATGGAACTCAACACAAACCTATGTTTCAGCAAGATGCTGAAAAAAATTTCCTTCAAACTGAAGCTTCACGACATATAGGGTTTGTTCGTATGGATGCTACCAGCCTTGTCGAGTGCCTCATGGATGTG AAGCAATGGTCATCAGTTTTTTCTAATATCGTCTCAAGAACAACTGTACTTGGAGTCTTGTCAAGAGGAGTAGCTGGGAACTATAACGAAACGTTACAAGTG ATGAAGGCAGAGTTTCATATGCCTACACCACTTGTTAATATTCGAGAGAGTCAGTTTGCAAGGTATTGTAAGCAGATAGGGCCTGGAACTTGGGGAGTTGTTGATGTATCCTTGGACAGTCTATTCCCTTATCCACTAGTAATTTTTCGGAGAAGACCATCAGGTTGTTTAATCGTAGAAATGCCGGATGGATACTCTAAG GTTATTTGGGTTGAGCATGTGGAAGTCGACAATAAATTTGTCCATAGAATGTTTTGGCCAATTGTTCTTCCTGGTTTTGCATTTAGCGCCATGCGTTGGGTTGCCAGCATAGTCCGACATTGTGAGCCAGTTGGGAATATAATCTCTAATTCCTTTGACAGTG CAACAATACCCCGAAATGGGAAAACAAGTGTGTTGAGGCTGGCTCGTAGAATGATGAGAAGCTTTTATCATGACAACAGTGCTTCTACTGACAATTTGTGGGTCCGAATATATCTATGTGATGGTGGTGATTTTAGGTTAATGATTAAGACTATTTATGCCCTCAATGGAAGCCCTAGTTCGACTTTAGTTTTCACAACATCTCTTTGGGTTCCAGCTCCACCAAAGAGAGTCTTTGATTTTCTTCGCCATGGGGATTCTAGAAACAAG TGGGATTTGCTTGCCCGTGGATACGCAGTTCAAGAGATTATGCATATCATCAAGGGAGAAAGTCCGGAAAACCGTGTGTCTATCGTGCAAGTGAAT TCTGCTCCGAACCAGATAGAAATCTTGTACTTGCAAGAAAGTTACAGCCATCCAACTGGATCCTATGTTGTTTATGCTCCAATAGACATTCTTACTATGGGCATGATGCTGGGTGGTGGAAATTCAGATCTTGTTAATATTTTGCCATCAGGTTTTGTGATACATCCTGATGGACCACTAAGGAATGGAGAGGAAACTAGAGGAAGTCTTCTCACCCTTGCCTTTCACATTATGGATGGTTCATCCACGGAGGACTATCTTCCTGCTGCTGATTCTGTTAATACCATTCAGAAAATCCTCACAGAAACTGCAACTTTGATCAAGACAGCTCTTTTATCTGACAATCTATAA